In Cotesia glomerata isolate CgM1 linkage group LG1, MPM_Cglom_v2.3, whole genome shotgun sequence, one genomic interval encodes:
- the LOC123260565 gene encoding ribosomal RNA processing protein 36 homolog has protein sequence MSSDIEETPFLEDEEAQLIKEVSRMNPEELRKLKNELGTKIFNKVIQKKNSTKPSGKYHVPQPRARNDDDRPVEVSAKRKVPPLMNVIPVKKPIARDPRFDKLCGEFNERAFKKSYSFVSQLKENDITALKKELKVSKDPEEIKKIKFLIQRLENQLREERKVQKRKEAEEAEKKQIAEAIKRGEQPVFRKKSEKKIIDLVSQYEELKSSGKLQKHIERLKKKRLSKDRKKGLSHDDNGDNDE, from the exons atgtCTTCAGATATAGAAGAAACTCCTTTTTTAGAAGATGAAgaa gcGCAATTAATCAAAGAAGTTTCGCGAATGAACCCAGAAGAATTgcgaaagttaaaaaatgaattaggaactaaaattttcaataaagtaATTCAAAAAAAGAACTCTACAAAGCCTAGTGGTAAGTATCATGTTCCTCAACCTAGAGCTCGGAATGACGACGATCGACCTGTCGAAGTATCAGCTAAGAGAAAAGTACCACCGCTAATGAATGTGATACCAGTGAAGAAACCCATCGCAAGAGATCCTAGATTCGATAAACTCTGCGGAGAATTTAATGAAAGAGCGTTTAAAAAATCCTACAGCTTTGTCAGTCAGCTGAAGGAGAATGACATCACAGCACTGAAGAAAGAGTTGAAAGTTTCCAAAGAtcctgaagaaataaaaaaaattaaatttttaattcagcGGTTAGAGAATCAGCTGAGAGAAGAACGTAAAGTTCAGAAACGTAAGGAAGCAGAAGAGGctgagaaaaaacaaattgcTGAAGCTATTAAGAGAGGAGAGCAACCtgttttcagaaaaaaat ctgagaagaaaattattgatcTGGTTTCACAATACGAAGAGTTGAAGAGTTCTGGTAAATTACAGAAACATATAGAAAGGTTGAAAAAGAAACGACTTAGTAAAGATAGAAAGAAAGGATTAAGTCATGATGATAATGGAGATAATGATGAATAA
- the LOC123260509 gene encoding drebrin-like protein B, whose product MSVNLTKNNDSLVAAWKSVVDDKSSTNWAVFGYEGGSNNLKVVGTGDQGLQQMIDELNSGEIQYAFCRVIDTKTSLPKCLLINWQGEGAPIVRKGTCANHIRDIERLLKGAHITLNARSEDDVEIDFIMEQLAKATGSTYKFREPRGKDVGNSGPVGTTYKRVIPEQEINATERDEFWQKEEMEEKARVAEEKRRLDKERQQLELETRSREEQQSKLREQAAAKLPINQRTQIKSEQRTQEIKNLRNQQLATAVQQNGSDSDEEHKSRSEELRRLRSNETQQLIAQRTINARAVFEQNSAAGQMKAAFGHQSTPNSKSVVKEPVKIIKKVVDIPKEKEVEPVSTPPAPAPAPAPAPAPVPAQTPAPVPSEPALPKVEAVKEVLNVEPSPPETKDILNQVDQHQQQQQQQLHEDTHAYIMKDVELESNQPLEAIEAELFNQLNAESESYLFFDPNNEGMKARALYDYQAADDTEITFDPGDIITHIDAIDEGWWQGLGPDGTYGLFPANYVEVIDYANT is encoded by the exons ATGTCtgtaaatttaactaaaaataacgATTCTTTAGTGGCTGCCTGGAAGAGTGTCGTCGATGACAAGTCATCAACCAACTG GGCGGTGTTTGGATACGAAGGAggatcaaataatttaaaagtagtTGGAACAGGAGACCAAGGGCTCCAGCAAATGATCGATGAATTAAACAGCGGAGAAATTCAGTACGCATTTTGCCGTGTCATTGACACTAAAACCAGTTTGCCAAAATGTCTGTTGATAAATTGGCAAGGAGAAGGTGCGCCGATAGTGAGAAAGGGAACGTGTGCCAACCACATTAGAGACATCGAAAGACTGCTGAAAGGTGCTCATATAACTTTAAACGCCAGGTCAGAAGATGACGTCGAGATAGACTTCATCATGGAGCAGCTGGCCAAAGCAACTGGCTCGACTTACAAGTTCCGTGAACCTCGAGGTAAAGACGTCGGTAATTCTGGACCTGTTGGTACCACTTACAAGCGCGTTATTCCGGAGCAAGAGATCAACGCCACAGAGCGAGATGAGTTCTGGCAGAAAGAAGAAATGGAAGAGAAAGCTCGTGTTGCTGAAGAGAAACGTCGCTTGGACAAAGAACGTCAGCAGTTGGAGCTAGAAACACGATCTCGGGAAGAACAGCAGAGCAAACTGCGAGAACAGGCTGCTGCTAAACTGCCGATCAACCAACGAACTCAAATAAAGTCTGAACAACGCACTCAGGAGATAAAGAATTTAAGGAACCAACAGCTAGCTACTGCCGTTCAGCAAAACGGTTCAGATTCTGATGAAGAACACAAATCTCGCAGTGAAGAGTTGCGCCGGCTGAGAAGTAATGAGACCCAGCAATTGATTGCTCAGCGTACTATCAACGCGCGTGCGGTTTTTGAGCAAAATTCAGCTGCTGGACAGATGAAAGCTGCTTTTGGGCATCAGTCAACTCCAAATTCCAAGTCCGTCGTTAAAGAACCGGTTAAGATTATCAAGAAAGTTGTTGATATTCCTAAAGAGAAGGAAGTAGAGCCGGTATCAACTCCACCAGCACCAGCACCAGCACCAGCGCCAGCACCAGCACCGGTTCCAGCTCAAACTCCAGCACCAGTGCCTTCGGAACCAGCACTGCCAAAAGTAGAAGCTGTTAAAGAAGTTCTAAATGTTGAACCTAGTCCGCCTGAGACTAAAGACATTCTTAATCAAGTAGATCAGCaccagcagcagcagcagcagcagttGCATGAAGATACCCACGCTTATATAATGAAGGATGTTGAACTGGAAAGTAATCAGCCCCTTGAAGCCATCGAAGCAGAACTTTTCAACCAATTAAACGCTGAGAGCGAGTCTTACTTATTCTTTGATCCTAACAATGAAGGCATGAAAGCACGTGCCTTGTACGACTACCAAGCGGCCGATGACACTGAAATTACTTTTGATCCTGGTGATATTATAACCCACATTGATGCTATCGACGAGGGATGGTGGCAGGGACTCGGTCCTGATGGCACTTACGGTCTCTTTCCTGCTAATTATGTTGAGGTCATTGACTACGCTAATACTTGA
- the LOC123260553 gene encoding cleavage and polyadenylation specificity factor subunit 4, with amino-acid sequence MEVLTDVGNIKFDIEIALDEQYGALPLPFAGMDKSIAAVCQFYPRGTCTKGPSCPFRHVRGDRTIVCKHWLRGLCKKGDQCEFLHEYDMSKMPECYFYSRFNACHNKECPFLHIDPETKVRDCPWYDRGFCRHGPQCRHRHVRRVLCMAYLAGFCPEGSTCKFMHPRFELPALQDLAPKEGKKVMITCHFCGESGHKAIYCNKMPQEVRDTQMRQEEGGPPAHFMNMHNGPPPRGPQKPLEEVTCYKCGTKGHYANKCPKGHLAFLSHANTAGGPPNENAGYRR; translated from the exons ATGGAAGTATTGACGGACGTTGGAAATATAAAATTCGACATCGAAATTGCCTTGGATGAGCAGTATGGAGCTTTACCGTTGCCGTTTGCCGGCATGGACA AATCCATCGCAGCGGTATGTCAATTTTATCCTCGGGGTACTTGTACCAAGGGTCCATCGTGTCCTTTCAGACACGTAAGGGGTGACAGGACTATTGTGTGCAAGCATTGGCTCAGAGGGTTGTGTAAAAAGGGTGACCAGTGCGAATTTCTTCACGAATATGACATGTCAAAAATGCCTGagtgttatttttattcaagattCA acGCTTGTCACAATAAGGAATGTCCGTTTTTACACATTGATCCTGAGACAAAAGTACGTGACTGTCCTTGGTATGATCGAGGTTTTTGTAGACATGGTCCTCAATGTCGTCATCGACATGTCAGAAGAGTTTTATGCATGGCATATTTGGCTGGTTTCTGTCCAGAAGGATCTACTTGTAAATTTATGCA CCCAAGATTTGAATTACCGGCTCTGCAAGACTTGGCGCCAAAAGAAGGCAAAAAAGTCATGATCACTTGTCACTTCTGCGGTGAAAGTGGCCACAAAGCCATTTATTGTAACAAAATGCCGCAAGAAGTTAGAGATACGCAGATGAGGCAAGAGGAAGGTGGGCCTCCAGCGCATTTTATGAATATGCACAATGGACCTCCTCCACGTGGACCTCAAAAGCCTCTGGAAGAAGTTACTTGCTACAAGTGTGGAACCAAAGGTCATTATGCAAATAAATGCCCTAAAGGACATCTGGCTTTCCTCAGTCATGCGAATACCGCTGGAGGACCTCCCAATGAAAACGCCGGCTACAGAAGATAA
- the LOC123260532 gene encoding elongation of very long chain fatty acids protein 6: MLQLSPAYMERFQPNYSYVFEFERKFEHENTRDWMTDHWKNSVYFGAIYLVAIFAGRQWMANRPKYDLRGLLTVWNIALAIFSIMGVVRTVPEFYHVLKNYGFYHSVCVPSFMFNRVSGFWVWMFVLSKLPELGDTLFIVLRKQRLIFLHWYHHMTVLMYAWFSYAEYSAPARWFVVVNYTIHAMMYTYYALKAMRYSPPTWIAMMITTLQIAQMIVGFAITIWVYQMYVSHGQRECHITMTNIRISALIYISYLVLFAKFFREAYMTKRSTSTDKSIHKKSQDSKEYNLNGKLKSN, translated from the exons ATGTTGCAACTATCACCAGCGTACATGGAGCGGTTCCAGCCAAATTATTCTTATGTATTTGAATTTGAGAGAAAATTTGAGCATGAAAATACACGTGACTGGATGACAGATCATTGGAAGAATTCAGTTTACTTTGGTGCTATTTACTTGGTAGCAATATTTGCCGGGCGTCAATGGATGGCTAATAGACCTAAGTATGACCTAAGAGGATTACTGACTGTGTGGAATATTGCTTTGGcgatattttcaataatgGGTGTTGTTAGGACTGTACCAGAGTTCTATCATGTGCTAAAAAACTACGGATTCTATCACAGTGTCTGTGTACCCAG TTTCATGTTCAACCGAGTGTCTGGTTTCTGGGTATGGATGTTTGTGCTGTCAAAATTACCGGAGCTGGGTGACACTCTGTTCATCGTGTTAAGAAAACAGCGGTTGATATTTCTTCACTGGTACCACCATATGACTGTGTTGATGTACGCGTGGTTCTCGTACGCGGAGTACTCAGCCCCAGCACGCTGGTTCGTCGTCGTGAATTACACTATCCATGCAATGATGTATACATACTACGCATTGAAAGCAATGCGGTACTCGCCGCCTACGTGGATTGCGATGATGATAACGACACTGCAAATAGCGCAAATGATTGTCGGATTTGCCATAACTATTTGGGTTTACCAAATGTATGTCTCACATGGTCAGCGTGAATGTCATATTACCATGACAAATATCCGCATCAGTGCTCTAATATACATCAGCTACTTGGTACTATTCGCAAAATTCTTCCGAGAGGCCTATATGACTAAAAGAAGTACTTCTACGGATAAAAGTATCCACAAAAAATCCCAGGACAGTAAAGAGTACAATCTCAATGGCAAGCTCAAGAGtaattaa
- the LOC123262003 gene encoding transmembrane protein 242: MYPGLKKDNKYAYMFKKKYHPLKMAASNKISSDQNFNMDNEFNKLSVKNDSGLSKNDKFYGIVFLSAVTGISTLIGFGTAVAGMRKQDPKYFQEGVVGVKGASEAGVSLAMRALGIGTVYAVTGCGLLFYGIWKLSGATNALEFRQKMGSILPQIPKNNPPKSRTEFEGLNDLLKYVSEEWGKESTSDTK, translated from the exons ATGTATCCAGGTTTAAAAAAAGACAACAAATATGcatatatgtttaaaaaaaaatatcatcc TTTAAAAATGGCTGCCTCCAACAAAATTTCGTcagatcaaaattttaatatggataatgaatttaataaattgtcagTAAAAAACGATTCTGGATTaagtaaaaatgataaattttatg ggatAGTATTCCTGAGCGCAGTGACAGGAATTTCAACACTGATAGGTTTTGGTACAGCAGTAGCTGGCATGAGAAAACAAGACCCAAAATATTTCCAAGAAGGTGTTGTGGGTGTCAAAGGAGCATCCGAAGCCGGTGTTTCTCTTGCAATGAGAGCACTGGGTATAGGAACCGTTTACGCTGTTACAGGATGCGGTTTGCTGTTCTACGGCATTTGGAAACTTTCTGGAGCCACTAACGCTCTGGAGTTCCGTCAGAAAATGGGATCAATCTTACCTCAGATTCCTAAAAATAATCCTCCTAAAAGTAGAACTGAATTCGAGGGACTTAATGATCTCTTGAAGTACGTGTCTGAAGAATGGGGCAAAGAAAGTACAAGTGATACCAAATAA